The Stutzerimonas stutzeri DNA window AGACCGGCCAGGCGCATGCGCGCCACGGTGATGCCCTTGGTGGCTTCCACGGGCTGGATCGCCGCGTCGCGATTGGGATTCTGCGCCACGACGCGCTGGCTCAGCGCGGCATCGCGCAGGGCCGTGTCGATGATGCCGCCGTTGGCCAGCAGGCGAATATGGCTGTCGGTCAGGGCCGCCATTTCCTCGCGGCCCGCGCCCAGGTAATAGGAGGGCCGGCGCTGAGCGATCAGCAGCGACAGCACCTGACGCAGCGCCAGGCCACGGGCCTGCTGGTCGACCGCTTCCGGGCTGCGCGGATCGAGCAGGCGGTTGACCTCGCGGAAGTCGGCACCGAACCAGAGCCGCAGGCCGTCGGCGATACCGTGCACTTCGCCGTGACCCGGTGCGGCGGAAAGCGGCACGCTGTTGAGGTAGTCACGCACGATGCGCTGGCGGGTGGCGAGCGTCTGCGGGCCTTCGCGGTAGGTCCGTACGCTGGCGGAGACCATCTGCCGGATCTTTTCCTGCGGATCACCGGTGCGCCCCTCGGGGGAGTGACGATACTTTTCCACCTGAGTGGCCAGGGTGCTGCCGCCAGCGGCCTGGCCGCCGAGGCCCAGGCGCTTTTCCAGCTGGCTGATGGCAGCCTTGGTGAACCGTGGCCAGTCCACCGCCGGGTTGGCGTTCGGCCGGCTGGCGTCGAGCAGGCCACGATCCTCGATGAACAGCAGGCTCATCACCACGAGCGGCGGGATGTCCTCGAAGCGTTCGTAGTACTGACGTGGATAGCTGTTGGTATAGAGCGGCAGCCCACGGCAGTCGTTGATCGTCAGCCCTGCCTGGGATTCTTCCGGGTAGGGCGGGAAGAAGCCGCGGCTGGTGTAATCCAGCAGCGCGCGCGAGAAGCGCGCCTGTTCCTCGATGCGGAAATTGCGCTGCACCAGCCGTTCGATGAAATTAGGTAGATCGACGTAACCCAGTCGGCGATCGAAGGGGCCATCCTCGGGAAACTGGATGCGCGGACTCGGGCCGGGCTTGACGGTGTAATCCAGGTCGGCGGCATAGCGGCTCAGCCACTGCGACTGCCAGCGTGAACTCTCCAGCTCCTGCCAGCCGAGATAGCCGCCACCGGCCAGCAATGAAACGCCCACGAGCAGCGCCAGCGCCGCGCCGTCTTGCGACGGCCCTTGCCGGATGTACGGGATGATGCAGGGGAGGGGGCGCGCGTGTTACGCCCATCCTGGGGTGTCTTGTCGGATCGCCATACTGCGCCCATGTGTGCCTGGCTTCCTAGCAGTTCTCTACGCCAAGCATAGTCGGCGCGCGGGGCTTAAGCGATGTCCGTTTGACGAACGGAACGGCTCAAGAATGCCCTTGCGCGGGCTGTGGTTGCCTGTCATCGCCATCGCTCGCTACCGTAGCGCGGGTCAGCAACGAAACGATGGACGCCGGACGATGACGCGACGCACATGAACGACAAGGATTGGGTCAGGCGCCCGCATGAACCGGGGCGGCTCGAACGACTGGAGGCCTACTTCGCCGGTTACGGATTCGCTCCTCACCGGCACGACACCTATGCCATCGGTTGTACGCTGGCGGGCCAGCATCGTTTCAACTACCGCAAGTGCGCGCGCCACAGCCTGCCGGGCGACACCTTCGTGCTGCATCCGGACGAGCTGCACGATGGCGAGGCCGGTAATGAAGCGGGGTTCCGCTACCGCATCGTCTACATCGAGCCCGCCTTGTTGCAGGGCCCGCTGGGCGGCCAGCCGCTGCCCTTCATCGACGAAGGCGTATCCCGCGACCCGCGCCTGCAGCGAGCCATTAGCAGCCTGTTGCAGTGTCTGGACCGGCCACTCGAGGGGTTGGAGGAAGAGGATGCGCTATACGACCTCGCTCAGGTAATGGCCTCGATCGCCGGGACGAAGGGGCGGCGGCGCAGCGTCGATTTCCGCGCGGCCGAGCGGGCCCGGGATTACATCCACGAATTTCTGACTCAGCCCGTCAGCCTCGATGAGCTGGAGCGGGTGTCAGGCCGTGATCGCTGGAGCCTGTCGCGGGATTTCCGCGCGCTGTTCGGCACCAGCCCTTATCGTTATCTGACGCTGCGGCGGCTCGACCAGGTTCGCCGCCTGCTGCTCGGAGCAATCTCGCCCAGCGAGGCCGCGCTGATCGCCGGTTTCGCCGATCAGAGTCACATGAGCCGCCAGTTCAAACAGGCCTATGGGCTTTCGCCGGGGCATTGGCTGCGGCTGATCCGCCCATCCTGAACCACCTCGTCTGCACGATCGTGCAAGACCCTTCCGCGCGGCACGACCGAGACTGGCCGTGACAGGTTCGTGCAGCGGGGTTTCAAGTGACAGAGGCAACGGAAGATTTCGCTCGACTGCAGGGGCGTCGTGCGGCGAGCCTGGCTGGCTATCGACGTGCTTTGCCGGCCGCGCTTTCGGTCATGCCGGTTGGCATGCTGTTCGGCATATTGGCGGCGCGTTCCGATTGGTCGTGGTGGGAGGTGCTGCTGGTCGGTTTGCTCGGCTTTACCGGCAGCGGTCAGTTTGCCGCTTTGCCGCTCAGCGAGGGCGGCGCAGGCTTTCTGACCCTGCTGCTGGTCACGGCCTCGATCAACAGCCGCTACGTGCCCATGGCGCTCACCACGGTAGACCGCCTGCCGGAACGAGCGCTGGATCGCGCCTGCTGCGCGCACATGCTCGGCGACGAGGCTTACGCCAGCGAGCGTGACGACGATGGGCCCGGCGTGGTGCTGCGCCTTCGCCTGATGATTTTCCTCGCCTGGGTGCTGACCGGCGTGCTGGGTGCGTTGCTGAGCCGCGCACTGCCTACAGCCTGGCTCGGCGACGATCTGAATCTCGCCTTCCCGGCGAGTGCAGTGTTGCTGTATCTGGCCATGTCGCAGCTCAGGAGCCGGATCGGTTCGTTGCAGCACGATCGGCAGATGGCGTTGATGCGGATCGCGTTCGTTGTCGCAGGGGCGAGTGGGCTGATCCTGCTGCTCGGGCCGGTGTATTTCTGGGTCCCCGGCGTGCTGCTGGCGACCTGGCTGCTGGGCAGGCGTCGGTCATGAACGATGCAGCGCTGGTCGCCATGGCTGCCCTTTCGACCACCAGCGTGCTGGTGCGCATAGTGCCCGCATTCGTTCGCCTCTCGCTGGGCGAACGGGGGCTGCACCTGGTCGGACAGGTGATGCCGATGGCCGTGTTCGTCAATCTCGCCGTGTATGTCGTCTACAGCGAAATCGGCAGCTCACCCGTGGCCGGCGGGCTGGCGCTGATGGCTGTCGCGGTGCTAGCCGTGCAGGGGCGCATCGGGTTGATGGGCAGCACGCTGCTGGCGGCTGCCATCTACTATCTGCTGGCCAGCCACCTGGCCTGAGCGGCTCAGAACCAGCGATCGTTGCGTTTGCGGCCACGGGTCAACGACGGCAGGATCAGGCCCACCAGCAACCCGGCACCGGCAATGCTGCCGCCGTAGACCATGTACTGCATGAGGACCTGCTTGTTCTCGTCACCGAGGCGGGCCTGGGTGGCGCGCAGTTCCGACTGTGCTTCGGTCAGTGCCGTCTCGAGGGTCATGCGCCGGGCTTCGAGCTCGTCGATCAGCGCCTTGCGCGAATCCAGGGTTTCCTGCATGCCCTGCACGCGGACCTTCCAACTGTCGTCGATGGTCTTGAGCTGCTCGCTGAGTTCGGCGACCTGCTGCTCAAGTTGCGGCAGACGCTCGGCCTGGCCGGGCACTTCCTGCAGCTCCCTGCTGGGAATCCACACGGTGCTGCCCGATTCGGAGCGTACCTGGCTGTAGTCACCCTGGGTGCTGATCAACTCGACCTTCTGGCCAGAGGTCAGGGTGCCGACGATGCGATAGCCATCGGTGGGACCACTGCGAACGAAAGTATTCAGACTGTCACTGACCCAGCGAGCGTTGCTGTCATTGTTTTCCTGGGCATGGATCGGCGTTGTGGCCAGCAGCGCGCCAAACAGGCCGGCGCCGATGAAATGGCGCGAAGTGAAGCGGGAAAGCAAGGCAGAAAGATGAAGAGATATGGACATGAAAGATTCGCGATATTGGAAGAAGAATAAGTCCCCGGGGCGGGGCAGTGGGGTTGGCTGCACCTGGCCCCGCTGGGGCGCTGTCGAATACCGGACGACAGGCACATCGGAAACAGCCGGGCGGGTCGGTTGACCGCAGCCGGGCGCGCGAAGCACAGCGCGCCTTCAACGGAGCGCACAGCTGCCGCTCCGTATGGTGCATCAGCAGAATGACAGCCCACCGCGGGGAAAGTTCAGGCATGCCAGCGCAGCCGATAGGCGGCACGACATGGAGGGCAGGCGAGGCAACAGGCGCACTGGCCGACTCGACGTCATGCCTCGTGGTTGCGACTGCCGGTGTGCAAAACCCGGTCGTTTCTGGTCTGATTGCCGGCATTACATGACGGGTAGTGGTCCGCCCCTGGTCAAGGCTATGGAAGAGGGGGAGCAGCTCTGGAAAATCTTACCCGCGAGGAGCTCGTGGCCGAGGTGGTGCGCTTGCGCGCAGCGCTGGAGGAGCGCGCCATCGGCGACACCGAGGTGCGCTATCGCCTGGCGGCCAAGGCAACCAACGATGCCGTCTGGGATTGGGACCTGGACAGCGATCATGTGCTCTGGAACGACGCGCTGGAGCAGGCCTACGGCCATCCGCTGGCCAGCATCGAGTGCACCGGCGACTGGTGGCTGGCGCACATCCACCCGGACGACCGCGGCCGCATCGACGCTTCGATTCATGCCGTACTCGATGGCGGCCAGACTGCCTGGAACGACGAATATCGCTTCCGCCGTGTGGATGGCTCCTATGCGGAGATTCTCGATCGAGGCCATGTGATCCGTGACGAGCACGGGCGCGCCGTACGCATGATCGGTGCGATGCTCGACCTGACCCGCGTGCGTGCCGCCGAAGCGGCATTGCGCCAGAGCGAGGAGCGCTTCAGCGCTATCCTGCAGACCATCGAAGCCGCCTTCGCCATCGTCCAGGTCAAGTTCGACGCCGATGATCGGCCGGTGGACTACCAGTTCGTCGAGGTCAATCCGGCGTTCGAGCGGCAGACCGGCGTCGACCTGCACGGCAAATGGGTGACCGAATTCGCGCCGGAGCTGGAACGGTTCTGGTTCGATGCCTATGGCCACGTCGCCAAGACCGGCGAGCCGGCCAGCTTCGAAAGTTACGCGCAAGCGTTCGGTCGCTGGTTCGATGTGCGGGCGGTCCGGGTAGGTGCGCCGGCAGACCGCCGCATCGCCATTCTCTTCAACGACGTCACCCAGCGGCACGATGCCGAGGATCGCCTGCGCGTCAGCGAGTCCCTGGCGCGCGAGAACGTCCAGCGCGTCCAGCTGGCGCTGGCGGCCGGGGCCATCATCGGCACCTGGAACTGGGATCTGCGGACCGACCGGTTCACCGTCGACGAGGGTTTCGCCCGTGGGTTCGGCCTGGACCCGGCGCTGGGGCGCGAGAGGCTGAGCCTGGAGCAGATCATCACTAGCGTGCACCCGGAGGATCGCCCCGGACTGATCGCTGCCATCGACGAAGTCATTGCCCGTGGCGGAGCCTACGCCCATCAGTATCGGGTCCGCCGTGCCGACGGTCGTTACTACTGGATCGAAGCCAACGGCCGCGTCGACCACTCGCCGGAAGGCATCGCGCTGAGCTTTCCGGGCGTGCTGATCGATGTGGAAGACCGACGCTCCATCGAGGCCGAACGCGACCGTGCCACCGCGGCGCTGCGCGCTCTGAACGATACCCTGGAGCTGCGCGTCGCCGAGCGCACGGCCGAGCTGATCCATGCCGAGGAAAAACTGCGTCAGTCGCAGAAAATGGAGGCGGTCGGTCAGCTCACCGGCGGGCTGGCACATGACTTCAACAACCTGCTGGCCGGCATCAGCGGTGCGCTGGATCTGATGGGCATGCGGATCGCCCAGGGGCGGCTTAACGATATCGACAAGTACATGCTGGCCGCACAGAGCGCGGCCAAGCGCGCCGCCGCGCTGACCCATCGGCTGCTGGCGTTCTCACGCCGGCAGACGCTCGATCCGCGGCCGTTGGACGTGAACCTGCTGGTCGAAGGCATGACCGAGCTGATCCAGCGCACGGTCGGGCCGAGCATTCTGGTCGAGACCGTCAGTGCTCCCGACCTCTGGCCGGCATCGGTGGATGCCAGCCAGCTGGAGAACGCCATCCTCAATCTGTGCATCAATTCGCGCGATGCCATGCCGGACGGCGGTCGTATCATCATCGAGACGGCAAACCAGTGGCTGGACGCGGAGGCGGCGCTGGCCAACGACCTGCCGGCCGGTGAATACCTGTCGTTGACGGTGACCGACACCGGTACCGGGATGGCGCCTGGCGTGATCGCCAAGGCGTTCGACCCCTTCTTCACCACCAAGCCGATCGGCGAGGGCACCGGCCTCGGCCTTTCGATGATCTACGGGTTCGCCAAGCAGTCCGGCGGACAGGTGCGTATCAGTTCGGAACCGGGCAAAGGCACGTCGATGTGTATTCATCTACCGCGCTATCACGGCGAGGCGGGTGCCAGCACTGCGGCCCCGGTGCAGTCGGCCGCAGCGCTCACCGGCTCCTGCGGGACGATCCTCATCGTCGATGATGAGCCGACGGTACGGCTGCTGCTGACCGACGTGCTGGGTGATCTGGGCTACACCCTGATCGAGGCGGCTGACAGCCTCACCGGGTTGAAGCTGCTGCAGTCGGATGTCGGTATCGACCTGCTGATCACCGATGTCGGCCTGCCGGGGGGCATGAACGGGCGGCAGATGGCCGATGCCGGGCGGGAGGTGCGCCCCGGCCTGAAGACCCTGTTCATCACCGGCTATGCGGAAAGCGCGGCGCTGGGCAACAGCTCTCTCGGTGCCGGAATGCAGGTGCTGACCAAGCCGTTCTCCATCGACATCCTTGCCACCCGGGTGCTCGAGCTTTTACGCGGCTAGGCGCTTGCTGCCTGCCACATAGCCTCTCGCTCTGCTCACGGGCCGCCGGTCGGACGGCCCGTTCTCCTTTCCCGGATCTGTTGGCGCGGGTCGAATGAAATCATTGCTGCACCCAGGCAGGACCGTTGCTCTCGTTTTTCTGTTCGCCATCCTCTGCGGCACAGCGCTGCTCTCGTTATCCATAGCCCATGCCAGCGGCGAGACCGGCCCGTTGCTCACGGCCTTCTTCACCGCTGTCTCGGCGGTCTGCGTCACCGGTCTGGTGGTGGTCGATACGGGCACCTACTTGTCGACCTTCGGCCAGGTCGTGATCATGGCGCTGTTCCAGCTCGGTGGCTTCGGCATGATGACCCTGGCGACCCTGCTGGGCTTGCTGGTCAACCGTTCGTTCCGCTTGCGCGCCAAGCTGATCGCGCAGGCCGAGTCCCATGTACTGGGGCTGGGCGACATCAGCAGCGTGGCGAAACTGGTGCTGGTCGTCACGCTGGTGATGGAGCTGGCGGTCATGCTGCTGCTGACCCTGCGCCTGCATCTGTCGTACGGGCTTGGCTGGGGCGAGGCCGCCTGGAGCGGTCTGTTCCATTCCGTATCGGCGTTCAACAATGCCGGCTTCTCCATCCACGTCGATGGCCTTGTGCGCTACGCCACCGATGGATTCATCCTGCTGCCGGTGATGAGCGCGATCATTATCGGCGGTATCGGCTTCCCCGTACTCAACGACCTGCGCCGCAGGTGGTCGGACCCTCGGCACTGGTCGTTGCACACCAAGCTGACGCTGTCGGGGACAGCAGTGCTGCTGGTGGGCGGTTTCATGGCAGTGCTGCTGTTCGAGTGGTCCAATCCGGGTACGCTCGGTCCAATGGCCTGGGCCGACAAGCTTCTTTCGGCAGCCTTCGTTTCGGTCTCGGCGCGTACGGCCGGTTTCAATGCGCTCGATATCGGCGCGCTGACCCATGAGAGCTGGGCGCTGCACTATTTCCTGATGTTCATCGGTGGCGGCAGTGCCGGTACTGCCGGTGGGGTGAAGGTCGGAACCGTGGCCATCCTGGCGCTGCTGGTGATCGCCGAGATCCGCGGCAGGGCCGACACCGAAGCGTTCGGCCGCCGGGTCGGCAGTTCGGCCCAGCGCCAGGCGATCACCGTGCTGGTGCTGGGGAGCGCCATGGTCGTGCTCGGTACGCTGGTCATCCTGCGTGACACCGACATTCCCACCGATCAGGTGATCTTCGAAGTCATTTCCGCATTCGGCACCGTCGGCCTGTCCACCGGTATCACCGCCGATCTGCCGGAGACCAGCCAGCTGATGCTGACGCTGCTCATGTACGTCGGCCGGGTCGGCACCATCACCCTGGCCGCCTCGCTCGCGCTGGGCGAGCACCGCATGCCTTACCGCTATCCGGAGGAGCACCCAATTGTTGGCTAAATTGTTGTTTTCAGAGCAATTTTCGTTCTCCAAAGGCGACAGTGTGGTGGTCATCGGGCTTGGGCGCTTTGGCAGCTCGGTGGCGCGCTCGCTGACACGCCTTGGCCATGACGTGATGGGTATCGATCAGGCCGCCGAGCCCGTTCATGCATGGGCCGATCTGCTGACCCATGCGGTACAGGCCGACTCCACCAATGTCATGGCCTTGCGTCAGCTTGGCGTTGCCGATTTCCCCCATGCCATTGTCGGCATCGGCAGTGACCTGGCGGCGAGCCTGATGACCATCATGGCGCTGACCGAACTGGGCATCAAAGACATCTGGGTCAAGGCGCTGACCACCGAGCATGGGCAGATCGCAACGCGGATCGGCGCGCATCATGTGGTCTACCCCGAGGCGGACATGGGGGAGCGGGTTGCCCACCTGATCTCCGGACGGATGATGGACTTCATCGAGTTCGACGACGGCTTCGCCATCGCCAAGATCCATGCACCCGAGCGCATCCACAACAGCACCCTGGCCGCAGCGGCGGTGCGCGAGAAATTCGGCGTGACCGTCGTCGGCCTCAAGCGGGCCAACCAGGATTTCCAGCACGCGACGCCCAGCACTCAGGTGCTGCCGGGCGATCTGCTGATCGTCTCGGGGCCGACCCATGACATCCAGCGTTTCGCTGGCCAGGGGCGCAAGGGAAGCTGAAGCTGGTCTTCGTTAGTGCGGCGGTCCGGAGGCGACTACGCTTCTCGGGCGGCCGAGCCACGACCGTGCGCCCGCGACCCCTGGCGCGGCGCTCTCGGCACTGACGGAGGAGACACAAAGTGAATTCATTAAGCGGTGGCTGCCTGTGCGGCGACGTGCGCATCGTGACGGCGGGGCAGCCCTATCGAGTCGGCATCTGTCATTGCCTGGACTGCCGTAAGCACCACGGCGCGCTGTTCTACGCCGCTGCGGTGTTCCCGCAGGATGCGGTGACCGTTGAGGGCGAGACGGCCGAATACGCCGGACGGTACTTCTGCCCCCGCTGTGGCTCGTCGGTTTTTTCCCGCTTCGCCGATGAGATCGAGGTACACCTGGGCGCACTGGATGCGCCCGACCAGCTGACGCCGACCTACGAATGCTGGACCGTGCGCCGTGAAGCCTGGCTGCCAGCGTTTCCGCTCAGCCGGCGCTACCCCCACGACCGCGACGATTCCAGTCGCTTCGAATGAGTGTCATTGCCCGCTGGCGATCAGCTGCAGGTCGGTCGTCCGCGTGTTCGGCAGCACGCGGATCGCGATGAACTTGGAGGTGGGCGTATGGCTGCGCGCGCCGAAGCTTTCCAGCGGCACCAGCGGGTTGGTTTCCGGGTAGTAGGCGGCAGCCTGACCCTGCGGGGTGTCGTAGGCGAGCAGGGTGAAGCCGCTAACGCGCCGTTCGATACCGTCGTCCCATAGCGAAACCAGATCGACCTGCTGGCCGGCTTCAAGGCCCAGGCGCTGGATGTCGTCGGGGTTGACGAACACCACCTCGCGCATCCCCCTTACGCCGCGGTAGCGGTCGTCCAGGCCGTACAGCGTGGTGTTGTACTGGTCGTGGGAGCGCAGCGTCTGCAGGATCAGATCGGCGCCGATGCCCGCCTGGCGCGCCCGCTCTGGCAGCAGGTCGGCCGGCAGCGCATGTGCCTTGAACTCGGCGCGGCCGCTGGCGGTGCTCCATTCCCGACGCGCGGCCGCGTTGCCCAGATAGAAACCGCCAGGGCGATGCAGGCGGTGGTCGAAGCCGGCGAAACCCGGGATGGTCGCCGCGATCAGCTCGCGGATTCGTGCGTAGTCCTCCACCAGCCAGAGCCAGTCCACCGGGCGCTTGCCCAGCGTGGCGGCGGCGATACCGGCGACGATGGCCGGTTCCGAACGCATCTGCGTCGACAGCGGCTCCAGCTGGCCCCGGGAGGCGTGGATCATGCTGAACGAATCTTCCACGGTCACCGCCTGCGGGCCGCAGGCCTGGCGGTCGATGTCGGTGCGGCCGAGGCAGGGCAGGATCAGCGCTTCGCGACCCATGGTCAGGTGGCTGCGGTTGAGCTTGGTGCTGATCTGCACGGTCAGCGCGCAGTTGCGCAACGCCTGGCGGGTGCGCGGGCTGTCCGGCGTGGCCTGGGCGAAGTTGCCGCCCAGGCCGATGAATACCTGCACCTCGCCGGCCAGCATGGCCTGGATGCATTCCACGGTGTTGTGCCCGGGCTGGCGGGGCATCGGCAGGGCGAAATGGCGCTCCAGCGCATCCAGTAGTGCGGCCGGCGGGCGTTCGTTGATGCCCATGGTGCGATCACCCTGCACGTTGCTGTGGCCGCGCACCGGGCAGGCACCGGCGCCAGGCTTGCCGAGGTTGCCGCGCAGCATCAGCAGGTTGGCGATCTCCTGGATGGTCGCCACCGAATGATGGTGCTGGGTGATGCCCATGGCCCAGCAGACGATGGTCCGCCCGGCTTCGCGGTAGATCGCGGCGGCCTGGCCGATCGCGTCGCGTTCGAGCCCGGACTGCTGCGCGATCTGCGCCCACGGCGTGGCATCGATCGCCTCCAGATAGGCATCGACGGCATGGGTGTGCTCGGCGATGAAGTCGCGATCGAACACCGCCGGTCCGCCGCTCCCCAGCGCTTCGCGTTCCCATTGCAGCAGGTACTTGGCGATGCCGCGCAGTACGGCCAGATCGCCGCCAAGGTTGGGGCGCAGGTAGAGGCTGTGGGTTGGCGCGTCCTGGTTGGCGAGCATCTCGATGGGCTTCTGCGGATGCTGGAATCGTTCCAGGCCGCGTTCGCGCAGTGGATTGAAACAGACCACCTGGGCACCGCGCTCCAGCGCCTGGCGCAGCGGTTCGAGCATGCGCGGGTGGTTGGTGCCGGGGTTCTGGCCAAGTACGAAGATCGCATCGGCGTGGTCGAAATCTTCCAGCGTTACCGTGCCCTTGCCGACACCGATGGATTCGGTGAGGGCGACGCCGCTGGCCTCGTGGCACATGTTCGAGCAGTCGGGAAAGTTGTTGGTGCCGAAGCTGCGGCCGAACAGCTGGTAGAGATAGGCCGCTTCGTTGCTGGCCCGGCCGGATGTGTAGAAGGCTGCCTGGTGCGGGCTGGCCAGGCCGTTCAGGTGTCGCGCGATCAGCGCGAACGCATCATCCCAGGTGATCGGCCGATAGCGGTCGCTGGCCGCGTCATAACGCACCGGTTCGGTGAGACGCCCCTGGTATTCGAGCCAGTAATCGCTCTGCTCACGCAGCTGGCTGACGCTGTGGCGGGCGAAGAAGGCGGCATCCACGCGGCGGCGCGTGGCTTCCCAGTTCACCGCCTTGGCGCCGTTCTCGCAGAACTTCACCGCACCGGCCTCCGGCGAATCGCCCCAGGCGCAACCGGGGCAGTCGAAGCCGCCGTTCTGGTTGGTCTTGAGCATGGCGCGGATGTTCTTCAGCGCATTGCCGCTGCCGAGCCAGGCGCTGGCCACGCTGCGCAGGGCGCCCCAGCCGCCAGCCGGGCCGGCGTAGGGCTGGAAGCGGGTGGCGGGATGGTAGCGGGACATGCGGCTCATGGGTGACATCCGTTCTGGTCGGGCAGCGCAGGCGCAGGGCTGTAGACCCGCGGAGCGCTGTGGTGGGGCAGATGAATGAGGTTGAGGTGGTGCTGACGCGCCCACTGTACGGTGAGCTGAGTCGGTGCCGAGAGGCTGACCAGCGTGCCGATGCCGGCGCGCACGGCCTTGTGGATCAATTCCAGGCTGCAGCGGCTGGTGACCACGACGAAGCCTTCGCTCGGCTTGCGGCGTTGCAGCGTCAGCGCGCCGATCAGCTTGTCCAGCGCGTTATGCCGGCCGATGTCCTCACGGCAGAGGGCGATCTTTCCGTTGCCGTCGACATACAGCGCCGCGTGCAGCGCACCGCTGTCGCGCGCCATCAGCTGGGCGCTCGCAATGCGCTGGCGCAGCTCATGGAAATGCCCTTCGGGTGGCAGTGCTGTCGGCTGCAGCGGCACCAGCTGAGGCAGTGCCAGATCCAGCGCATCCACCCCGCAGAGTCCGCAGCCGCTGGTGCCGGCGAGCTGGCGACGCTGCTGCTTGAGTGTCCAGAACGCCCGCGGGCTGACCTGCACGTCCGCGCGGCGAGCGCTGCCGTCGCCGAGCAGGCGCAGGTCACGCAGGTCATCGAGTCGCTCGATCAGCCCGCCAGCGAGGCTGAAGCCGACGACGAATTCCTCCAGATCCTGCGGCGTCACCATCATCACGGCATGGTTCAGACCGTTGTAGCTGATGGCCAGCGCGCATTCCTCGGCCAACAGCGCAGCGCGTGCATCGTGCGGTTCGGTGGAGTTCAGAGTGGCGTAGAGCATGGCGGCTGCCTGCGACAGGTCGACGCAGGCAGCCTAGGAGCGCCGGTGCCGGCCGTCCAATCGCTATGTCCGATGGTGTGATCGATGGCGTCGATCACCAGCCCCTTTCATCGCTGTTGCAGCAGTTCGCGGGCCTCGTTGAAACAGGCCTCACCCAGTGCGGATCGCGGAGAGTCGCGCCGCAGGATCAGCCCCAGCGGCGCCAGAGTGCTGGCATTGTCGATAGGCGTCAGCGTCAGCCGGCTGTCCAGGGCCTCGAGTCCGCTATCGAGCGGCATGATGGCGCAGCACAGACCGGCGCCCACGGCCTGCAGCAGATGATGTACGGCATCGGTCTGCAGCCGCGGCGCAAGGCTCAGGCCACGGCTGCGCAGCGCGTGGTCGATGGACTGGCGAAAGTGCATGCCGCCGGTCAGCAGGCCCAGGGGCAGGCCAGCCAGGGCCTCCCAGCTCAGCGAAGGGGCATCGAAGCGGAAATGGCGCTCGTCATGCAGCAGACCCATGCGCGTTTCGCCCAGGGGCAGGCTGGCGAAGTGCGCGTCGTCGAGGCGCTCCAGATAGGACAGGCCGAGATCCAGCAGATTACGGCTGAGTCGCTCGAGAATCTGCTCGCTGCTGAGTGCGAACAGCTCGAAACGCAGGCTCGGATGGCGTTCGCCGAACGCCCGTACCAGCCGCATCGGGTCGAACC harbors:
- a CDS encoding GFA family protein, with protein sequence MNSLSGGCLCGDVRIVTAGQPYRVGICHCLDCRKHHGALFYAAAVFPQDAVTVEGETAEYAGRYFCPRCGSSVFSRFADEIEVHLGALDAPDQLTPTYECWTVRREAWLPAFPLSRRYPHDRDDSSRFE
- a CDS encoding FdhF/YdeP family oxidoreductase, which gives rise to MSRMSRYHPATRFQPYAGPAGGWGALRSVASAWLGSGNALKNIRAMLKTNQNGGFDCPGCAWGDSPEAGAVKFCENGAKAVNWEATRRRVDAAFFARHSVSQLREQSDYWLEYQGRLTEPVRYDAASDRYRPITWDDAFALIARHLNGLASPHQAAFYTSGRASNEAAYLYQLFGRSFGTNNFPDCSNMCHEASGVALTESIGVGKGTVTLEDFDHADAIFVLGQNPGTNHPRMLEPLRQALERGAQVVCFNPLRERGLERFQHPQKPIEMLANQDAPTHSLYLRPNLGGDLAVLRGIAKYLLQWEREALGSGGPAVFDRDFIAEHTHAVDAYLEAIDATPWAQIAQQSGLERDAIGQAAAIYREAGRTIVCWAMGITQHHHSVATIQEIANLLMLRGNLGKPGAGACPVRGHSNVQGDRTMGINERPPAALLDALERHFALPMPRQPGHNTVECIQAMLAGEVQVFIGLGGNFAQATPDSPRTRQALRNCALTVQISTKLNRSHLTMGREALILPCLGRTDIDRQACGPQAVTVEDSFSMIHASRGQLEPLSTQMRSEPAIVAGIAAATLGKRPVDWLWLVEDYARIRELIAATIPGFAGFDHRLHRPGGFYLGNAAARREWSTASGRAEFKAHALPADLLPERARQAGIGADLILQTLRSHDQYNTTLYGLDDRYRGVRGMREVVFVNPDDIQRLGLEAGQQVDLVSLWDDGIERRVSGFTLLAYDTPQGQAAAYYPETNPLVPLESFGARSHTPTSKFIAIRVLPNTRTTDLQLIASGQ
- the fdhD gene encoding formate dehydrogenase accessory sulfurtransferase FdhD, translated to MLYATLNSTEPHDARAALLAEECALAISYNGLNHAVMMVTPQDLEEFVVGFSLAGGLIERLDDLRDLRLLGDGSARRADVQVSPRAFWTLKQQRRQLAGTSGCGLCGVDALDLALPQLVPLQPTALPPEGHFHELRQRIASAQLMARDSGALHAALYVDGNGKIALCREDIGRHNALDKLIGALTLQRRKPSEGFVVVTSRCSLELIHKAVRAGIGTLVSLSAPTQLTVQWARQHHLNLIHLPHHSAPRVYSPAPALPDQNGCHP
- a CDS encoding LysR family transcriptional regulator — translated: MDIKQLKFLVALDETRHFSQAAARCHVTQPTLSMRLRTLEDELGLQLVIRGQRFEGFTPEGERILAWARSLLAAQDGLLAEAASCRGQLVGTLRLGVVPLAGFDPMRLVRAFGERHPSLRFELFALSSEQILERLSRNLLDLGLSYLERLDDAHFASLPLGETRMGLLHDERHFRFDAPSLSWEALAGLPLGLLTGGMHFRQSIDHALRSRGLSLAPRLQTDAVHHLLQAVGAGLCCAIMPLDSGLEALDSRLTLTPIDNASTLAPLGLILRRDSPRSALGEACFNEARELLQQR